In the Halarchaeum grantii genome, one interval contains:
- a CDS encoding amidohydrolase family protein: MAVDLAIHDALVLTADERNRLYERGTVCITDGCIEEVRPSRAGDGELEASTVIDGNGKLVMPGLVNAHTHLEMTPLIGAFSELELTEMLGSGTALFNRLGNGEFEYLVEAGVELAALNFLLGGVTTVNSMDARPAAGAEAFGEAGLRGFFGPAISDLFWDQPVDQQFSRAREFVETYHDTYDGRIRATICPHDDWSCTRQLWERTASLAAEYPDLLVHTHLLELEESNTMARANGGEDSVGLLDDVGLLDDRLVAAHFRLGDEEDIQRTAEADAAVAHCPSVFCYWNPDGETQWTPVPELRAAGVDVGVGIDDHYWHDSYSMFGEARQARLAANLKRSAGQFDSMELIRMLTIEGARALGMGDEIGSIEAGKRADIILLDVDKPKFTPLTNVPAHVVNNAVPADVETVIVDGDVVLRNGVPETMDSDDVRQRVNQAVERFMDETGWELDIGGSEPPTSIETVRDLPKRGPARLLTRLAMQSARDRFSF; this comes from the coding sequence ATGGCTGTCGATCTGGCAATCCATGATGCACTCGTTCTCACAGCCGACGAGCGGAACCGCCTGTACGAGCGCGGCACAGTATGCATCACCGATGGCTGTATCGAAGAAGTCCGACCATCACGTGCAGGAGACGGAGAATTAGAAGCGTCCACCGTTATCGACGGGAACGGGAAACTGGTGATGCCGGGGTTGGTGAACGCCCACACGCACTTGGAGATGACACCGCTCATCGGTGCGTTTAGCGAACTCGAGCTGACGGAGATGCTTGGGAGTGGGACGGCCTTGTTTAACAGATTAGGGAACGGCGAATTCGAGTACCTCGTCGAGGCAGGCGTCGAGCTCGCAGCGCTCAATTTCCTCTTGGGCGGTGTCACGACCGTGAACTCGATGGACGCACGGCCTGCCGCAGGTGCAGAGGCGTTCGGGGAAGCAGGGCTCCGCGGATTTTTCGGCCCGGCGATCTCGGACCTCTTCTGGGACCAACCAGTCGATCAGCAGTTCTCCCGTGCTCGCGAGTTCGTCGAAACGTACCACGACACGTACGACGGCCGAATCAGGGCGACGATCTGCCCGCACGACGACTGGTCGTGTACCCGGCAGCTGTGGGAACGGACCGCATCCCTCGCCGCAGAGTATCCGGACCTGCTCGTCCACACGCACTTGCTCGAACTCGAGGAGAGTAACACGATGGCACGAGCGAACGGTGGCGAGGACTCGGTAGGATTGCTCGACGACGTTGGACTCCTGGACGACCGACTGGTCGCTGCTCACTTCCGCCTCGGCGACGAAGAGGACATCCAGCGAACCGCCGAGGCGGACGCGGCTGTTGCGCACTGCCCGTCCGTCTTCTGTTACTGGAATCCGGACGGGGAGACGCAGTGGACGCCCGTTCCCGAGCTTCGAGCCGCCGGCGTCGACGTCGGAGTAGGGATTGACGACCACTACTGGCACGACTCGTACAGCATGTTCGGTGAAGCGCGGCAAGCTCGGCTGGCGGCAAATCTCAAGCGTTCAGCCGGGCAGTTCGACTCGATGGAACTGATACGAATGCTCACTATCGAGGGCGCACGCGCGCTGGGGATGGGCGACGAGATCGGCAGTATCGAAGCGGGAAAGCGCGCGGATATTATCCTCCTCGACGTCGACAAACCGAAGTTCACGCCACTGACCAACGTTCCCGCACACGTCGTGAACAACGCGGTCCCGGCCGACGTCGAGACAGTGATCGTTGACGGCGACGTCGTCCTCCGGAATGGTGTGCCCGAGACAATGGACTCGGACGACGTGCGACAGCGAGTAAATCAGGCTGTCGAACGCTTCATGGACGAGACAGGCTGGGAGTTAGACATTGGTGGTAGTGAACCGCCGACCAGCATCGAGACTGTACGGGACCTCCCAAAGCGTGGCCCTGCGCGACTCCTGACTCGCCTCGCGATGCAATCCGCGCGTGATCGGTTCTCCTTCTAA
- a CDS encoding heavy metal translocating P-type ATPase — translation MNKQSITQYYRNHRKAIVTATSGLLYGGGWSLGYLTSFEMASAAILVLATVVGGYDIAKTAYHEVTNRTLGIKTLVTLAAIGAIVIGEYWEAAAVVFLFSLGSYLEGRTMRKTRTALQELLEMTPDTATVRRDGTLQKVSARDVEEGEVVVVKPGGKIPVDGTVVDGESAVNQAPVTGESAPVHKADSDEVYAGTVNQEGALEIRTTGAGSDTTLERIIRRVEEAQEAQSPTESLIDRFAKYYTPAVIALAIGAYAVTQNAILSLTLLVIGCPGALVIGPPVSIVSAIGNAARSGVLMKGGEHLERAGKIDLVAFDKTGTLTKGETTVSGIEGFGVAAADVLSLAATAEKKSEHHLADAIVDMARERQTAATDGGATVAQADDTDVGRRSVPDPDDFDVVAGKGVIAHADGQEVVVGNRALLDDRDVDVPDRVADYVREREGRGETVVHVVRDGDIIGAIAMRDELREAAPGVVAALQDAGIETVMLTGDNERTAAAVAEEVGIDEYRAELLPEDKQSVIEGYQADGHVVAMVGDGINDAPSLATADVGIAMGAAGTDTAIETADMALMADDLERIPYAVKLSKATRWNVLENVGLAVLTVTVLLAGVLTSYVTLASGMLVHEASVLLVILNGMRLLRY, via the coding sequence ATGAACAAACAATCGATCACGCAGTACTACCGGAACCACCGGAAGGCCATCGTCACGGCGACAAGCGGCCTGCTGTACGGCGGTGGCTGGAGTCTCGGCTACCTCACGAGTTTCGAGATGGCAAGCGCCGCCATCCTCGTCCTCGCGACGGTCGTGGGTGGCTACGACATCGCCAAGACCGCTTACCACGAGGTCACCAACCGGACGCTCGGCATCAAGACGCTGGTGACGCTGGCCGCCATCGGTGCTATCGTCATCGGGGAGTACTGGGAAGCCGCCGCCGTCGTCTTCCTGTTCAGCCTTGGCAGCTACCTCGAAGGCCGGACGATGCGGAAGACCCGGACGGCACTTCAGGAGCTACTGGAGATGACGCCCGACACGGCGACCGTCCGTCGCGACGGGACACTCCAAAAGGTCTCCGCCCGCGATGTCGAAGAGGGCGAAGTCGTCGTCGTAAAGCCGGGCGGGAAGATCCCGGTCGACGGAACCGTCGTCGACGGCGAGAGCGCAGTCAACCAGGCGCCGGTCACCGGCGAGAGCGCGCCCGTCCACAAGGCCGACAGCGACGAGGTGTACGCCGGGACGGTCAACCAGGAGGGCGCGCTAGAAATCCGGACGACGGGAGCGGGATCGGATACGACTCTCGAACGGATCATCCGTCGCGTCGAGGAGGCCCAGGAGGCTCAGTCGCCCACGGAGAGTCTCATCGACCGGTTCGCGAAGTACTACACGCCGGCCGTCATTGCCCTGGCTATCGGCGCGTACGCGGTCACGCAGAACGCGATCCTGTCGCTGACGCTGCTGGTCATCGGCTGTCCGGGCGCGCTGGTCATCGGGCCACCGGTCAGCATCGTCTCGGCCATCGGTAACGCCGCCCGGTCGGGCGTGCTGATGAAGGGCGGCGAACACCTCGAACGCGCCGGCAAGATCGATCTCGTCGCCTTCGACAAGACGGGGACGCTCACGAAGGGCGAGACCACCGTCTCCGGTATCGAGGGGTTCGGCGTCGCCGCCGCCGACGTCCTCTCGCTCGCAGCGACCGCCGAGAAGAAGAGCGAACACCACCTCGCGGACGCCATCGTCGACATGGCCCGCGAACGCCAGACGGCTGCGACGGACGGTGGAGCGACGGTCGCCCAAGCGGACGATACGGACGTGGGGCGCAGGTCGGTCCCCGATCCCGACGACTTCGACGTGGTCGCCGGCAAGGGCGTCATCGCCCATGCCGATGGCCAGGAAGTCGTCGTCGGCAACCGCGCGCTGCTGGACGACCGCGACGTCGATGTCCCCGATCGGGTCGCCGACTACGTCCGCGAGCGTGAGGGGCGCGGCGAGACAGTCGTCCACGTCGTTCGGGACGGGGACATCATCGGCGCGATTGCGATGCGGGACGAGCTCCGGGAGGCCGCTCCTGGGGTCGTCGCGGCGCTCCAAGACGCTGGCATCGAGACGGTGATGCTCACCGGCGACAACGAGCGGACGGCCGCTGCCGTTGCCGAGGAGGTCGGTATCGACGAGTACCGTGCCGAACTCCTCCCCGAGGACAAGCAGTCCGTCATCGAGGGCTACCAGGCCGACGGCCACGTCGTCGCGATGGTCGGCGACGGCATCAACGACGCGCCATCGCTGGCCACTGCCGATGTCGGCATCGCGATGGGTGCTGCGGGAACGGACACCGCTATCGAAACGGCTGACATGGCGTTGATGGCCGACGACCTCGAACGCATCCCGTACGCGGTCAAACTCAGCAAGGCGACGCGCTGGAACGTCCTCGAGAACGTCGGGCTCGCGGTGCTGACCGTGACCGTCCTCCTCGCGGGCGTGCTCACCAGCTACGTCACCCTCGCGTCGGGAATGCTGGTCCACGAGGCCAGCGTCCTCCTCGTCATCCTCAACGGGATGCGACTGCTCCGCTACTGA
- a CDS encoding SHOCT domain-containing protein, with amino-acid sequence MTQLTTHIGRTARRLAILAVPLLVAATGPAVAHGSGSYGGGMMGGGWGLFGGAMGLWGFLWMGLLIAVPLYIVYALLNRGSGGNEEQSLSVLRERYARGELSDDEFDRRREQLERTG; translated from the coding sequence ATGACGCAACTCACCACTCACATCGGACGCACTGCTCGGCGACTCGCGATCCTCGCCGTCCCGCTGCTAGTTGCGGCGACTGGACCGGCTGTTGCCCACGGTAGTGGGAGCTACGGCGGCGGCATGATGGGGGGCGGCTGGGGCCTCTTCGGTGGAGCGATGGGGCTCTGGGGGTTCCTCTGGATGGGGCTCCTCATCGCCGTTCCGCTCTACATTGTCTATGCGCTCCTCAATCGAGGCTCCGGTGGGAACGAAGAGCAGTCGCTGTCGGTTCTCCGTGAGCGCTACGCCCGCGGAGAGCTCTCGGATGACGAATTCGATCGGCGGCGAGAACAGCTCGAACGCACCGGATGA
- a CDS encoding permease, giving the protein MQATIIDGVLESLRIGVGFLWTAAWAIIMGLTITSLVQVYVSKERMAQVLGEGDLTGLTKATVFGAASSGCSFGAVAIGKGLFKKGAHAVNFLAFMFASTNLIVELGLMILILLGWEFLVAELLGGLILIAVMAAIVHLTLPENLFNEVREKLNERDRQAGVTEDPTCGMEGKDEYTLTTDGGETLKFCSEGCMETYRQETSSSGGWRDELLSWGGWYKVGNQYRKEWSMIWKDIVAGFLISGFVIVFVPQWVWNTLFIQGDGLLVTAENAVMGVIIAVLSFVGSMGNVPFAVALWGGGVSFAGIIAFVYADLITVPVLNVYRKYYGWKVMLYILGVFFVTMAFTGFLMELLFDALGIVPDLAGGETATEQTYFELNYTFYLNIIAFALSGFLLYVYRRGLGAPGQYRDPVCGMRTDDEGPSASHDGTTYYFCSKKCKRTFEEEPTEFTNQSPQISSHDHDHDH; this is encoded by the coding sequence ATGCAGGCGACGATAATCGACGGAGTTCTTGAATCCCTTCGTATCGGTGTCGGATTTCTCTGGACGGCGGCGTGGGCGATCATCATGGGCCTCACGATTACGAGTCTCGTCCAGGTCTACGTCTCGAAGGAGCGGATGGCACAGGTGCTGGGTGAGGGCGATCTAACTGGACTTACCAAGGCGACTGTGTTCGGAGCAGCAAGCAGTGGCTGTAGTTTCGGCGCCGTCGCCATCGGGAAGGGCCTGTTCAAGAAGGGGGCGCACGCGGTGAACTTCCTCGCGTTCATGTTCGCGTCGACGAACCTCATCGTCGAACTAGGGCTGATGATTCTCATCCTGCTTGGCTGGGAGTTCCTCGTCGCGGAACTGCTCGGCGGCCTGATTCTCATCGCCGTCATGGCCGCCATCGTCCACCTCACGCTTCCCGAAAACCTGTTTAACGAAGTCCGCGAGAAGCTCAACGAGCGCGACCGCCAGGCGGGCGTCACGGAAGATCCCACCTGCGGGATGGAGGGGAAAGACGAGTACACGCTCACGACCGACGGCGGTGAGACGCTCAAATTCTGCTCGGAGGGCTGTATGGAGACCTATCGCCAGGAGACGTCGAGTAGCGGCGGGTGGCGTGACGAGTTGCTGTCGTGGGGTGGCTGGTACAAGGTCGGGAATCAGTACCGCAAGGAGTGGTCGATGATCTGGAAAGACATCGTCGCCGGCTTCCTTATTTCTGGGTTCGTCATCGTCTTCGTCCCGCAGTGGGTGTGGAACACGCTGTTCATTCAGGGCGACGGCCTGCTCGTGACTGCCGAGAACGCCGTCATGGGCGTCATCATCGCCGTCCTCAGTTTCGTCGGCAGTATGGGCAACGTCCCGTTCGCCGTCGCGCTCTGGGGTGGTGGCGTCAGCTTCGCCGGGATCATCGCGTTCGTCTACGCCGACCTCATCACCGTGCCCGTCCTGAACGTCTACCGGAAGTACTACGGCTGGAAGGTGATGCTGTACATCCTCGGCGTCTTCTTCGTCACGATGGCGTTCACCGGCTTCCTCATGGAGCTGCTGTTCGACGCGCTGGGTATCGTTCCAGATCTGGCGGGCGGCGAGACGGCGACTGAACAGACGTACTTCGAGCTCAACTACACGTTCTACCTCAATATTATCGCCTTTGCGCTCTCCGGGTTCCTTCTGTATGTCTACCGGCGGGGACTCGGCGCACCAGGTCAGTATCGAGATCCGGTGTGCGGGATGCGAACCGACGATGAGGGCCCGAGTGCGTCCCACGATGGGACGACGTACTATTTTTGCTCAAAGAAATGCAAGCGTACGTTCGAAGAAGAACCAACGGAATTTACTAATCAAAGCCCGCAAATATCGAGCCACGATCACGATCATGACCACTGA
- a CDS encoding DUF302 domain-containing protein, with protein sequence MEYTIQTSVTGEFDDVVDTTIAALKDEGFGVLCDIDVQATLEEKLGEEFRQYCILGACNPGLAHEGLNEEIELGALLPCNVIVYETDGGEVMVSAVDPQQLVGIADNEALDSIANEVHDRFERVLASVADELESSTEI encoded by the coding sequence ATGGAATACACAATACAGACTTCAGTCACCGGTGAGTTCGACGACGTCGTCGACACGACGATTGCGGCGCTCAAAGACGAAGGATTCGGCGTCCTCTGTGACATCGACGTCCAAGCGACGCTCGAGGAGAAACTCGGCGAGGAGTTTCGACAGTACTGCATCCTCGGTGCGTGCAACCCGGGGCTGGCACACGAGGGCCTGAACGAAGAGATCGAACTCGGCGCACTCCTCCCGTGTAACGTCATTGTCTACGAAACCGACGGCGGCGAGGTCATGGTGAGTGCCGTCGACCCACAACAGCTCGTCGGCATCGCCGACAACGAGGCACTCGACTCGATCGCGAACGAGGTCCACGACCGGTTCGAACGCGTTCTCGCCAGCGTCGCGGACGAACTCGAATCATCGACCGAGATCTGA
- a CDS encoding SHOCT domain-containing protein gives MTSSNQLDTTTIVLLILGAIIVLPLLTMGMGFGGMMGYGGMMGGYGTTSGWWPLVGMLVQLVFLLLLLGGGYLVFRRVTASQSSRNPAMEELRMAYARGDLTEEEFEARRNKLERSE, from the coding sequence ATGACATCATCAAACCAACTCGACACCACAACCATCGTCCTCCTCATCCTCGGGGCGATCATCGTCCTCCCCTTGCTCACGATGGGGATGGGATTCGGCGGGATGATGGGATACGGTGGAATGATGGGTGGATACGGGACGACCAGCGGCTGGTGGCCACTCGTCGGGATGCTCGTCCAGCTGGTCTTCCTCCTCCTCCTGCTCGGTGGCGGATATCTCGTCTTCCGTCGCGTGACGGCATCGCAGTCGTCGCGGAATCCCGCAATGGAGGAGCTGCGTATGGCATACGCCCGCGGAGATCTCACCGAGGAAGAGTTCGAGGCGCGTCGGAACAAGCTCGAACGCTCGGAGTGA
- a CDS encoding thioredoxin family protein, whose translation MTEVILFTQETCGACATQREKNEGIEDAYPDVEFREVDIQTDLETAEEYGVRKTPTTLVYANGEQTAEFIGIVDRDELEAAIESAGQQSPGLTNRLASIIRG comes from the coding sequence ATGACGGAAGTTATCCTGTTCACACAGGAGACTTGTGGAGCGTGCGCAACGCAGCGAGAGAAAAACGAGGGTATCGAAGATGCGTATCCGGATGTCGAGTTCCGGGAGGTCGACATCCAGACCGATCTGGAGACGGCCGAGGAGTACGGTGTCCGAAAGACGCCAACGACGCTCGTGTATGCAAACGGGGAACAGACGGCCGAGTTCATCGGCATCGTCGACCGGGACGAATTGGAGGCTGCCATCGAGAGCGCCGGCCAGCAATCGCCCGGACTCACGAACCGGCTCGCCAGCATCATCCGTGGATAA
- a CDS encoding helix-turn-helix transcriptional regulator: MNRRRADTVVGVLLGFVLLAGGVLSWRAYQQRRAIEQSMGSMMGSSMGTMHGPDPLWYVVGTLLVAGVIGGVYYVVRGELTDPEVADTTAPVDPAQTSAATATSMDDDAAPATSINPESDPQARVLDLLPDDERRVLEPVLNSPGITQIELRDRSEFSKSKVSQTVSSLEERGLLYRERQGRTYRVYPSDDLRQQQPGK; encoded by the coding sequence ATGAATCGCCGTCGAGCAGATACTGTCGTCGGTGTGCTTCTCGGGTTCGTTCTCCTGGCCGGCGGGGTACTCAGTTGGCGGGCCTATCAACAGCGTCGGGCTATCGAGCAATCGATGGGGTCAATGATGGGTTCATCTATGGGAACGATGCACGGCCCAGACCCCCTCTGGTACGTGGTTGGAACCCTGCTGGTTGCTGGCGTTATCGGTGGCGTCTATTACGTGGTCCGGGGAGAACTCACCGATCCAGAAGTGGCCGACACAACGGCGCCTGTCGATCCTGCACAGACATCGGCGGCAACAGCTACGTCGATGGATGATGACGCTGCACCGGCGACGTCTATCAATCCTGAATCGGACCCCCAAGCACGCGTTCTCGATCTCTTACCGGATGATGAACGACGCGTCCTCGAACCCGTCCTGAACTCCCCCGGAATCACGCAGATTGAACTTCGGGATCGATCTGAGTTCTCGAAGAGTAAAGTAAGCCAGACCGTGAGTTCACTCGAGGAGCGAGGTCTGCTGTATCGGGAACGACAGGGTCGGACCTATCGTGTGTATCCGAGTGATGACCTTCGGCAGCAACAACCGGGAAAATAG
- a CDS encoding plastocyanin/azurin family copper-binding protein encodes MTDYSRRQFLGALGAGTVASAGFTQPVAAQETPVVKMGNNYFDPIGLHVEPGTTVRFEIAAGAHSATAYPDRVPADATAFDSGTISQGSFEHTFEVPGTYDYYCIPHKTVGMVGRIVVGSPGGPAEDSPIPDGEVPDSETIVQNGAVAVGSDVDGSGSTDGGMMGPGMMHGRNGGWFGGLPFVGGALGMLGLVGGFLYWAMGRGDAPPESDDSAMETLQRRYARGEIDEEEFQKRRERLETGSEDPSR; translated from the coding sequence ATGACAGACTACAGTAGACGCCAGTTCCTGGGAGCGCTCGGTGCTGGCACAGTCGCGAGTGCGGGATTCACCCAACCAGTCGCCGCACAGGAGACGCCCGTCGTGAAGATGGGCAACAACTACTTCGACCCGATCGGGCTCCACGTCGAACCTGGCACGACCGTCCGCTTCGAGATAGCAGCCGGAGCTCACTCGGCGACGGCCTATCCGGACCGCGTTCCCGCCGACGCCACCGCCTTCGACAGCGGGACCATCTCGCAGGGGAGCTTCGAGCACACGTTCGAGGTGCCCGGAACGTACGACTACTACTGCATCCCTCACAAGACGGTCGGCATGGTCGGTCGCATCGTCGTTGGTAGCCCTGGCGGTCCAGCTGAAGACAGCCCGATCCCGGACGGCGAGGTCCCAGACAGCGAAACGATCGTCCAGAACGGCGCCGTTGCCGTCGGCTCGGACGTCGACGGCAGTGGGAGTACCGATGGCGGAATGATGGGTCCAGGGATGATGCACGGCCGGAACGGTGGATGGTTCGGTGGGCTGCCGTTCGTCGGCGGGGCACTCGGGATGCTGGGGCTGGTCGGCGGCTTCCTCTACTGGGCAATGGGTCGAGGCGATGCACCTCCAGAGAGTGACGATTCCGCTATGGAAACCCTCCAACGTCGTTACGCACGAGGCGAGATCGACGAAGAAGAGTTCCAGAAGCGTCGTGAACGGTTGGAGACTGGGAGTGAAGACCCATCTCGGTAA
- a CDS encoding ABC transporter permease, with translation MPTVEAIPIELGRLLGAIFGVAIIAGLMGLAQMISARAADRRLVQTGYPPRTLLATRLAALGGVTVVVAAVNYGVLWLTISPGAPVLTFVFLVLAGLVYAFLGALVGALLPRLFEGSLVVVFLAMMDAFLSGDSPLAADVPEFVEYFPLYHPKELLQEAMFQGTYTTGDLGFVAGYLLVLLVLVTAVFGVTMRTSGGWSA, from the coding sequence ATGCCGACGGTCGAGGCGATTCCGATCGAGCTAGGTCGCCTTCTCGGAGCGATATTCGGGGTCGCCATCATTGCCGGCCTGATGGGACTCGCGCAGATGATTAGTGCGCGTGCAGCCGATCGGCGACTCGTTCAGACAGGCTATCCACCCCGAACACTGCTTGCGACTCGATTAGCGGCGCTCGGAGGAGTGACCGTTGTCGTGGCTGCCGTGAACTACGGCGTTCTCTGGCTGACGATTTCACCGGGAGCCCCTGTCCTGACGTTCGTATTCCTCGTACTTGCCGGCCTCGTCTATGCGTTTCTTGGCGCACTCGTCGGGGCGCTCCTTCCACGACTGTTCGAAGGCTCGCTCGTCGTGGTGTTCCTTGCAATGATGGATGCGTTCCTCAGTGGCGACAGTCCGCTGGCCGCCGACGTTCCCGAGTTCGTGGAATACTTCCCGCTCTATCATCCAAAGGAACTCCTTCAGGAGGCGATGTTCCAAGGCACATATACGACGGGTGATCTCGGCTTCGTCGCCGGATACCTGCTAGTCCTGCTTGTACTCGTCACCGCAGTGTTCGGAGTGACGATGCGCACCAGTGGTGGGTGGTCCGCATGA
- a CDS encoding ABC transporter permease, with protein sequence MSRTTTAFTIGIKEQARNYVLVALLVVLPVSFITLAFAVTQDVEMPVRTLVDGETVTVMRGMPEVHGVIMTPITSALIAGLAGLFLMREAKDTDGRLAVAGYRARQVITARFGVLAAITLIVTGVSVGVMLVDFQPEHLWWFVAAMLVVSVTYGLIGMLVGAVFDRLAGMWLMLILPMLDIGLFQDPLFIQSEPEWWMKLLPGYWPVRVMVDTGLTTDVDTTLSLVWATGYLLLVAVLTIGVYYRITQEK encoded by the coding sequence ATGAGTCGTACGACAACGGCGTTCACAATCGGCATCAAAGAACAGGCGCGAAACTACGTCCTCGTCGCTCTACTGGTCGTCCTACCGGTCTCGTTCATCACGTTGGCGTTCGCAGTCACCCAGGACGTCGAGATGCCGGTTCGGACGCTCGTCGACGGTGAGACGGTGACGGTCATGCGAGGGATGCCTGAGGTCCACGGCGTGATTATGACGCCGATTACGAGCGCCCTCATCGCGGGACTCGCCGGGTTGTTCCTGATGCGAGAAGCCAAAGACACAGACGGTCGTCTGGCAGTCGCCGGCTATCGTGCACGACAGGTAATCACTGCCCGGTTTGGGGTCCTCGCAGCAATCACTCTCATCGTTACCGGCGTCTCAGTCGGCGTGATGCTCGTCGATTTCCAGCCTGAGCATCTCTGGTGGTTCGTCGCAGCGATGCTCGTCGTCTCGGTCACGTATGGTCTCATCGGGATGCTCGTCGGGGCCGTTTTCGACCGCCTAGCCGGGATGTGGCTAATGCTGATTCTCCCGATGCTCGATATCGGACTCTTCCAGGATCCGCTGTTCATCCAGTCCGAGCCCGAATGGTGGATGAAACTACTCCCCGGCTATTGGCCCGTCCGTGTGATGGTCGATACCGGACTCACAACGGACGTAGATACGACTCTCTCATTGGTGTGGGCTACTGGATACCTCCTCCTCGTAGCTGTCCTCACAATCGGCGTCTACTACCGAATTACACAGGAGAAGTAA
- a CDS encoding ArsR/SmtB family transcription factor: MSDSDTDHRLDDIAVRDTRISDAIDEPMRAMVLDILSEEALTATEVHERLDDRGIDRTENTVRHHINELRDAGLVDVVRFEEGRGGTTKYYHANTIVLSYSLPDSADAAVEEMIDAAQPQITDALTTLTDEYDDAIEEIVEDMQPCEHCQTQKYETYVLLTVLRRAFVRAHRNS, translated from the coding sequence ATGAGTGATTCCGATACCGACCACCGTCTCGACGACATCGCGGTGCGAGACACTCGGATTTCGGACGCCATCGACGAGCCGATGCGGGCGATGGTCCTCGACATTCTGTCCGAGGAAGCCCTAACTGCGACCGAGGTCCACGAACGCCTCGACGATCGCGGCATCGACCGGACGGAGAACACGGTCCGCCATCACATCAACGAGCTCCGGGATGCGGGCCTCGTCGACGTCGTTCGCTTCGAGGAGGGGCGTGGTGGGACGACGAAGTACTACCACGCGAACACGATCGTCCTCTCGTACTCACTACCAGATTCGGCCGACGCCGCCGTCGAGGAGATGATCGACGCTGCCCAGCCCCAGATCACGGACGCGCTCACTACGCTCACCGACGAGTACGACGACGCTATTGAGGAGATCGTCGAGGATATGCAGCCCTGCGAGCACTGCCAGACCCAGAAGTACGAGACGTACGTTCTTCTGACCGTCCTGCGACGTGCGTTCGTTCGCGCCCACAGAAATTCCTGA
- a CDS encoding heavy-metal-associated domain-containing protein: MSDTTQFRVLDFDCPTCASTVERALSNVDGVQHVEVHYATGRVEIEYDDSVADPDAFAETIENQGYTPQPA; the protein is encoded by the coding sequence ATGAGCGACACAACCCAATTCCGCGTCCTCGACTTCGACTGCCCGACCTGCGCGAGTACCGTCGAACGCGCCCTGTCGAACGTCGACGGCGTCCAGCACGTCGAAGTCCACTACGCGACCGGCCGCGTCGAGATCGAGTACGACGACAGCGTCGCTGACCCCGACGCCTTCGCAGAGACCATCGAAAACCAGGGGTACACTCCCCAGCCCGCCTAA